The Erigeron canadensis isolate Cc75 chromosome 4, C_canadensis_v1, whole genome shotgun sequence genome window below encodes:
- the LOC122596803 gene encoding probable anion transporter 5 — protein sequence MGVKTIPTRYLIVILTFICTSVCYIERVGFSIAYTVAADAEGVSQSSKGTILSTFYYGYALSQVPGGWAAQKIGGRRVLLFSFILWSLTCALVPLDPNRVITLVIARLLVGVAQGFIFPSIHTVLAQWVPPHERSRSVSLTTSGMYLGAAMGMLLLPSLVKFKGPQSVFLAEAALGGMWSLLWFNCASDPPRSQHPKAAASGFGESLLPVKDGQTLKTKNDKTSQIPWRRIFLSLPVWAIVANNFTFHYALYVLMNWLPTYFELGLQSSLQDMGSSKMMPYLNMFIFSNIGGVIADHVITKKIMSVTKARKVLNTVGFVVSSFALIAIPHFRTPDGVVLCSSLALGFLALGRAGFAVNHMDIAPRYAGIVMGVSNTAGTLAGIIGVGLTGQLLEAAKATDSDLSSPDSWRAVFFIPGLLCILSSVVFLLFSTGERIFD from the coding sequence ATGGGCGTAAAAACGATTCCAACACGCTATTTGATCGTCATTCTAACCTTCATCTGTACCTCGGTATGTTACATAGAACGTGTAGGCTTCTCAATAGCATATACAGTTGCTGCTGATGCAGAAGGAGTAAGCCAGTCAAGCAAAGGCACTATCCTTTCTACATTCTATTATGGATACGCCTTATCGCAGGTCCCAGGTGGCTGGGCAGCTCAGAAAATTGGTGGAAGGCGCGTACTCCTTTTTTCGTTTATACTTTGGTCTCTAACTTGTGCTTTAGTACCACTTGATCCAAACAGAGTGATTACCCTAGTGATAGCTCGATTACTTGTTGGAGTAGCACAAGGGTTTATTTTTCCATCTATCCACACCGTTCTTGCTCAGTGGGTCCCACCACATGAACGTTCAAGATCTGTTTCATTAACAACGTCTGGAATGTACCTAGGGGCAGCCATGGGTATGCTTCTGCTTCCTAGTCTCGTAAAGTTTAAAGGTCCACAATCTGTATTTCTTGCTGAAGCAGCTTTAGGTGGGATGTGGTctcttctttggttcaattgTGCCAGTGATCCCCCTCGCTCCCAGCATCCAAAAGCTGCTGCATCTGGTTTTGGTGAGTCATTACTCCCAGTCAAAGATGGTcaaactctaaagactaaaaacGATAAAACTAGTCAAATCCCATGGAGAAGGATATTTCTCAGCTTACCTGTATGGGCTATTGTTGCTAATAATTTTACTTTCCATTATGCTCTATATGTGCTTATGAATTGGCTACCGACCTACTTTGAACTAGGTCTTCAGTCTAGCCTTCAAGATATGGGCTCTTCTAAAATGATGCCTTATTTGaacatgtttatattttcaaaCATTGGCGGGGTGATTGCCGACCACGTCATTACTAAAAAAATTATGTCCGTGACAAAAGCAAGAAAGGTATTGAATACAGTTGGATTCGTGGTTTCTTCCTTTGCATTGATTGCAATTCCTCATTTTCGAACACCTGATGGTGTGGTGCTATGTTCTTCTTTGGCTCTTGGGTTTTTGGCATTAGGAAGAGCTGGCTTTGCTGTAAATCACATGGATATTGCTCCTCGGTATGCTGGTATTGTGATGGGAGTTTCTAACACTGCTGGCACTTTAGCCGGAATTATTGGGGTTGGATTAACTGGTCAGCTTTTGGAAGCTGCCAAGGCTACAGATTCAGATCTTTCAAGCCCGGATAGCTGGAGAGCAGTGTTTTTCATTCCGGGGTTGCTTTGCATTTTAAGTTCAGTtgtctttttgttattttcaacTGGAGAGAGGATATTTGACTGA